From the Rhodococcus sp. NBC_00297 genome, one window contains:
- a CDS encoding SRPBCC domain-containing protein: MTALPIDPALDLVLDRVIAAPRHRIREAWTNSSLLSQWWTPAPTVTRVDHLEVRPGGAFVTEMSDDGTTFVPHTDAVFLVVEPDTRLVFTNTLDSGWRPASPQPVAMSAEITLTDHPRGTAYRAVVRHGDPTTRDRHASLGFAEGWGSVTAALARLVE, from the coding sequence ATGACCGCGCTCCCGATCGATCCTGCCCTCGACCTCGTACTCGATCGCGTCATCGCGGCTCCTCGTCACCGCATCAGGGAGGCATGGACGAACTCGTCGTTGCTGTCACAGTGGTGGACACCGGCACCCACCGTCACTCGGGTGGACCACCTGGAGGTGCGACCGGGCGGGGCGTTCGTCACCGAGATGAGCGACGACGGAACGACATTCGTGCCCCACACCGACGCCGTGTTCCTCGTCGTCGAGCCCGACACCCGGCTGGTGTTCACCAACACTCTCGACAGCGGGTGGCGCCCCGCGTCGCCGCAGCCGGTCGCGATGTCAGCGGAGATCACGCTGACCGACCACCCGCGCGGCACTGCTTACCGGGCCGTCGTCCGTCACGGAGATCCGACGACACGCGATCGTCACGCGAGCCTCGGGTTCGCGGAAGGGTGGGGCTCGGTCACCGCAGCACTCGCCCGGCTGGTCGAGTAG
- a CDS encoding ArsR/SmtB family transcription factor — protein MANHTAELDAVLTALGDPTRRAVVRRLGAGPASVGELAAPFPIALPTFLKHVRSLESSGLIRTAKVGRVRTCTLHRERLDLVQDWLDDQRHLWESRTDRLEQLVTSPTPTEEDS, from the coding sequence ATGGCTAACCATACGGCAGAACTCGACGCCGTGCTCACCGCCCTCGGAGATCCGACGCGGCGAGCAGTCGTCCGGCGTCTCGGTGCCGGTCCGGCAAGCGTCGGTGAACTGGCGGCGCCGTTCCCGATCGCGCTTCCCACCTTCCTCAAACACGTCCGCAGTCTCGAGTCGAGCGGGCTCATTCGCACGGCCAAAGTAGGACGCGTCCGGACGTGCACTCTGCACAGGGAACGACTCGACCTCGTCCAGGACTGGCTCGACGATCAACGACACCTCTGGGAGAGCCGCACGGATCGGCTCGAACAACTCGTCACCTCCCCGACTCCGACGGAAGAAGACTCATGA